The Chryseobacterium phocaeense genome includes the window ATGGGCTATTCACGGGTATGCAGGTATTGGTACCATAGCATACAGAGCGTATCAGAAAACCAGCAAAGGACAACAATTGATGACAGAAGTTGAGCCATTCAAGCTGGGATCCATGTTTATGCAGGCTGGTACAGGGGTGAAATACAAAATCAACAACAGAATTGACCTTGAAGGTAGATTAATGTATGTAGTAACCGGTGATGATGAATTCGACGGAGGCGGTGACAAATACAGCGCAGTCAACAGACGTGAAGAGCAGGTATCTGATAACTTCTTCAATGCTACTTTAGGTATTTCACTAAAATTAGGAAAACACGAGTCTCATTTAATGTGGCACGACCCGCTTCAGGAAATCTATTACAAACTTGATGTTCTGGCTAACAAAAACCAGGATATTGAGGTATGCAAAAGAGGAGATCTTGATAAGGATGCCATCTGTGACGATTGGGACAGACAGCTTGATACTCCTGCAGGTGCAAGAGTGGACGGTGCCGGTGTAGCTCTTGATACTGATCTTGACGGAGTAATTGACCTTTACGATAAATGTGTAACAGTTCCTGGACCTGTTGAAAACAACGGATGTCCGGTAGTAAAAAAAGTTGACAACAATCAAACGGCTGTTGAAATAGAACAAAATCTTAAGGATATATACTTCAATTTCAACAAAGCAACCATCAGACCTGAATCTAATGATAAATTAGACCTTGCTGCAAAAATCATTAATGATAAAGGAGGTAATTACCTGTTAACGGGGCATACTGATATTAAAGGAAATGCTGCCTATAACCTAAAGCTGTCACAAGAAAGAGCCGCTGCTGTAGTAGCCGCTTTGGAAAGCAGAGGGGTTAACCAGAATGTCTTAAAATCCAAAGGGGTAGGTTCCGCAGAAGCTGTAGTTCCTGCAACAGCCTCTGATGCTGAAAGACTGGCCGACAGAAAAGTTACGGTGCGTTTTATAGAAAGTTCAGACTGGGATTCTATCAAAAAGAAAGATTTTGAAGATGCTCCTGCGAAGAAGCCGATTAAAAAGAAGAAGAAGAAATAATAAAATTTCTTACATCAATATTAACCGAAAAGTTCAATTCTTTTCGGTTATTTTTTTCTACTACCGAATATTTTACCTACCTTTATATTATTTTTCAGATCAAATCTACTTAAGCAATTATGTACATTTAGGCTGTTTAAATAAAAACATTAGGAATAAATCACTTCAGAAATAAAATCATTTAAATTAACTTAAAAAAATAACACTATGAAATTAAGTTTAGCAATTGTAGCATTAGCGATGGCAATACCAGCTGTAAGCTATGCACAAGACTCAACGGCAGTTTCAAATGGAGAATACCCGAACACATTTTCTTCCGGTTCTGCCAATGTTTCCCCGTTTACCAATCAATCAAAAAGATTTAACGACTGGTCTATCTCAGCAGGTGCCGGAGTTCCATTGATGCAATCCTCTGATTTGACCTCTATTAAGAACGGTAACGGTAAAAACCTTTTCGGATACTCTGCGTATGTAAGTATTGATAAAGCGATTACCCACGCATTCGGTTTGAAATTACAGTACGACAGAGGTGAAACAAGACAGGGGTGGTTCAATACAAAAGATGCTGCTCCGGATGCAAAAGCTGTAGGTGCAAGAACACAGTATGATGCAATCTCTTTATTGGGAGATATCAACTTCTCGAATCTTTTAAGAAGAGTAGACAACCATTCTCCTTACAGATGGGCACTTCACGGGTATGCAGGTATTGGTACCATAGCATACAGAGCGTACCAGAAAGACATTAAAGGACAAAAGCTGATGACTGAGGTTAAGCCATTCAAACTTGGATCTATGTTTATGCAGGCTGGTGCTGGTTTAAAGTATAAAATCAACAACAGAATTGACCTTGAAGGTAGATTAATGTATGTAGTAACCGGTGATGATGAATTCGACGGAGGCGGGGACAAATACAGTGTAATCAACAGACGTGAAGAGCAGGTATCTGATAACTTCTTCAATGCTACTTTAGGTATTTCACTAAAATTAGGAAAACACGAGTCTCACTTAATGTGGCATGACCCGCTTCAGGAAATCTATTACAAACTTGATGTTCTGGCTAACAAAAACCAGGATATTGAGGTATGTAAAAAAGGAGATGCTGATAACGACGGAGTTTGTGACGATTGGGACAGACAGCTTGATACTCCTGCAGGTGCAAGAGTGGATGGTGCCGGTGTAGCTCTTGATACTGACCTTGACGGAGTAATTGACCTTTACGATAAGTGTGTAACAGTTCCGGGACCTGTTGAAAACAACGGATGCCCTACCACTACTGCAGGACCTGTGGTAGAAACTGAAACAAAACTTGAAGGCATTGAGTTTGATCTGAATTCTGATAGAATTTTACCATCAAACACTCCTATCCTTAACAATGCCGTGAACTATATCAACTCTTCAACAGGTTCTTATAGCGTAATTGGTGCTACGGATACAAGAGGTACAGATGCATACAACCAGAAACTTTCTGAAAGAAGAGCAAATAACGTTAAAAATTATCTGATCAAAAACGGAGTTCAGTCTGGAAAAATCAACGCGGTAGGAAAAGGTGAAAAAGACCTTAAATATCCTGAGTGTGAGCCGGCTACTAAATGTCCTGAATGGAAAAACAGAGCCAACAGAAGAGTATACTTCGAAGCAAAATAATATACAGCTAATATATTCGAAAGCCGTGCAGTGCACGGCTTTTTTTGTTGTAATACTTTTACTACTTTTACCTCATGATTTCTGCGCAGGATTTCCAAAAATTAAAATATGATACCCTCAAATATTTTTGGGGTTACGACAGTTTTAGAGATTCTCAGGAGGAGATTATTAATGCTGTCATTAATGAAAACGACTGCCTGGTCCTGCTTCCCACGGGTGCCGGAAAATCGCTCTGCTACCAGCTTCCTGCTTTAATGAAGGAAGGAACCTGTCTGGTGATCTCCCCCCTTCTGGCCCTGATGAAGGATCAGGTAAGCCAGTTAAAACAACGTGGCATTGAAGCGGAATACCTTTCTTCTGAGCTGGATGAATATGATGCAGAAGCCGTCTACGATCGTTGTAAAGACGGACTTACCAAGCTTTTATACGTATCGCCGGAAAGACTTACCAACACACAGTTTCTGCAGAATATTGAAGAAATTCAACTGTCATTTATTGCAGTAGATGAAGCCCACTGTATTTCCGAATGGGGCCAGGATTTCAGACCGAGCTACCAGAATATTAAAGAATTCAGGAAAAATCATCCAAAAATTCCATGTCTGGCCCTGACCGCTACTGCAACCCCGAAAGTGCTGGAAGAAATTAAAACCAAACTGGAATTAAAAAAGCCTACCATTTTTCAGAAAAGTTTTAAAAGAGAAAATATACGGATCTTTATGGATGAAGTCTCCGATAAATTTCAGCGCGTATTTGACATCTTAAAACATAATAACGATTCGGGAATTGTCTACGTAAGAACCAGAAAGGATGCAGAAATGCTGGCAGAATTCCTCAAAAAAAACCAGGTTAAAAATGTAGATTATTTTCACGCGGGTTTAACCACAAAAGAAAAAAACGCCAGACAGTCGCTTTGGAACAACAGTGACAATCAAGTCCTTATATCCACCAATGCCTTCGGAATGGGAATTGATAAAGACAATGTCCGTTTTGTGATTCACTATTCCCCTGCCCCGTCTTTAGAGAATTATTATCAGGAAATCGGAAGAGCGGGAAGAGATGGAAAAGACAGCTATGCATTTCTTTTGTGGAACAAACAGGAACTTCTTCATTTTGATGAAATTTTAAAAAATCAGACTCCCAACAAAGCTGAGTTTTTAAAAATCATCACCTACCTCTACTCCATTTTCCAGGTGGCAGAATATGAACTTCCGGAGAAAGTTTTCCAGTTAAATATTCAGGGGATACAAAATTTCACAAGGCTCTCCAAAGCCAAAATCAGCAATGTCCTTAATTTCCTGCACAATCAGGAAATCATTTACCATAACGACAATAAAAGCCTCTCCTCAATCGAACTTCTTTTCGATGCGGAAGAAATAGATCAGCTTCCACAGAAAGATGCTTATTTTATTGAGCTTTTGCTGCGTTCCATATCCGGGATTACTACGCATAAAGTGATGTTCAGCGAACAGCAGGTCAGTAACAAGATCGGAATCAGTGTTCCTCTAATTAAAGAGCGACTGAAAGAACTTCAGCAAAAACAATATCTGGAATATGTGGATGGTGCCCTGTCCAGTATCAAGTTTCTGAAACCGCGGGATGAGCGAACCATTAATTCGGCTTACTGGAAACTCTTTGAACATATTCAGAAAAACAAGATCCAGAAATGGGAAGAGATCAAGTTTTTTATAGAAAATAATGATTACTGTAAAATGAAACTTATCCTCGCTTATTTTGGGGAAAAGAATTCAAAAAACTGTGGCCAATGCTCCGTCTGTGAAAAGAACAAACAATCTATTTTCGGGAAAAACATCTCCCAGCAGATCATCAATTTACTGGCGAAAAAACCTTCCACCATCGAAGAACTTTCCGTACAGCTCAATTACCATTCAAAAAATAATATTCTGGAAAACCTGATCTACCTTCTGGACTCGGGCAAAATAAAAATGCTGAATTTCAGAACGTATGCACTGAATCATGAGTGATGAGTAATTGGTAATGAGTAATTATGAAGGGTGAAAAGTGAATGGTGAATTTTGCTTCGCAAGTAAATGATGAACGGATAAAGATTTTAGACGTCAGATGCCAGATATCAGATTTCAGACAAATAGTTTAGAGAGTAAATATTTTCACAGAAAATCTTGCAACTGCCAACCAGCAACTCATAACTCATAACTCATAACTCATCCCCCTTATTTTCAAACTCTCAAACCCTAAAACTCTCCCACTCAAAAAAACTCTCTCCCCCAAACAAAACCCTTATCTTTGCAGTATGAAATCATTGAAAGTTGTTTTTTTAGGAACTCCGGAATTTGCAAAAACTTCTTTGGAGGCTATCCATCAGTCTAATCATAAAGTGGTAGGTGTTGTAACGGTTGCGGATAAAGCCAGTGGCCGTGGCCAAAAGATCAGTCAGTCTCCCGTAAAAGTCTATGCTTCAGAACATCATATTCCTGTTTTTCAACCGGAGAAATTACGAAATCCTGAGTTTTTGGAATCCTTGAGACAGTTGAATGCCGACGTCTTTGTAGTGGTTGCCTTCAGAATGATGCCGAAAGTTCTTTTTGAAATGCCTGCCATGGGAACTTTCAATCTTCATGCCTCCCTTCTTCCTGATTACAGAGGGGCTGCACCCATCAACTATGCGGTGATTAACGGTGAAGAAAAAACAGGCGCCACAACATTCTTTATTAATGAAAAAATTGATGAAGGAAATATTCTCCTGCAGGAAGAAATTCCCGTTCTGGAAAATGAAAATGCAGGAAGCCTTCACGACAGGCTAATGGAAATGGGTTCAAAACTGGTGGTAAAAACATTGGACGGGCTGGCCGAAAACTCAATCATTGAGAAACCTCAGCCTCACGTGGAACATCCTAAAAATGCCTATAAAATTTTTAAAGAAGATACTAAGATCAACTG containing:
- the fmt gene encoding methionyl-tRNA formyltransferase; the encoded protein is MKSLKVVFLGTPEFAKTSLEAIHQSNHKVVGVVTVADKASGRGQKISQSPVKVYASEHHIPVFQPEKLRNPEFLESLRQLNADVFVVVAFRMMPKVLFEMPAMGTFNLHASLLPDYRGAAPINYAVINGEEKTGATTFFINEKIDEGNILLQEEIPVLENENAGSLHDRLMEMGSKLVVKTLDGLAENSIIEKPQPHVEHPKNAYKIFKEDTKINWNAPSKTVHQFILGMSPYPAAFTTLKIGEEEKGLKIFSGKFELSHHSKPVGSSDISKNDFKIYTQDGFYYPLELQLEGKKRMNVKDFLNGFRKFDEIGLVFEL
- a CDS encoding OmpA family protein; translation: MKLNLAAAALAMAIPFAGYAQDSTAVSTGEYPNTFSSGSANVSPFTNKSKRFNDWSVSAGAGVPLMQSSDLTSIKNGNGKNLFGYSAYVSIDKAITHAFGLKLQYDRGETRQGWFNTKDAAPDAKAVGARTQYDAISLLGDINFSNLLRRVDNHSPYRWAIHGYAGIGTIAYRAYQKTSKGQQLMTEVEPFKLGSMFMQAGTGVKYKINNRIDLEGRLMYVVTGDDEFDGGGDKYSAVNRREEQVSDNFFNATLGISLKLGKHESHLMWHDPLQEIYYKLDVLANKNQDIEVCKRGDLDKDAICDDWDRQLDTPAGARVDGAGVALDTDLDGVIDLYDKCVTVPGPVENNGCPVVKKVDNNQTAVEIEQNLKDIYFNFNKATIRPESNDKLDLAAKIINDKGGNYLLTGHTDIKGNAAYNLKLSQERAAAVVAALESRGVNQNVLKSKGVGSAEAVVPATASDAERLADRKVTVRFIESSDWDSIKKKDFEDAPAKKPIKKKKKK
- a CDS encoding OmpA family protein translates to MKLSLAIVALAMAIPAVSYAQDSTAVSNGEYPNTFSSGSANVSPFTNQSKRFNDWSISAGAGVPLMQSSDLTSIKNGNGKNLFGYSAYVSIDKAITHAFGLKLQYDRGETRQGWFNTKDAAPDAKAVGARTQYDAISLLGDINFSNLLRRVDNHSPYRWALHGYAGIGTIAYRAYQKDIKGQKLMTEVKPFKLGSMFMQAGAGLKYKINNRIDLEGRLMYVVTGDDEFDGGGDKYSVINRREEQVSDNFFNATLGISLKLGKHESHLMWHDPLQEIYYKLDVLANKNQDIEVCKKGDADNDGVCDDWDRQLDTPAGARVDGAGVALDTDLDGVIDLYDKCVTVPGPVENNGCPTTTAGPVVETETKLEGIEFDLNSDRILPSNTPILNNAVNYINSSTGSYSVIGATDTRGTDAYNQKLSERRANNVKNYLIKNGVQSGKINAVGKGEKDLKYPECEPATKCPEWKNRANRRVYFEAK
- a CDS encoding RecQ family ATP-dependent DNA helicase, which encodes MISAQDFQKLKYDTLKYFWGYDSFRDSQEEIINAVINENDCLVLLPTGAGKSLCYQLPALMKEGTCLVISPLLALMKDQVSQLKQRGIEAEYLSSELDEYDAEAVYDRCKDGLTKLLYVSPERLTNTQFLQNIEEIQLSFIAVDEAHCISEWGQDFRPSYQNIKEFRKNHPKIPCLALTATATPKVLEEIKTKLELKKPTIFQKSFKRENIRIFMDEVSDKFQRVFDILKHNNDSGIVYVRTRKDAEMLAEFLKKNQVKNVDYFHAGLTTKEKNARQSLWNNSDNQVLISTNAFGMGIDKDNVRFVIHYSPAPSLENYYQEIGRAGRDGKDSYAFLLWNKQELLHFDEILKNQTPNKAEFLKIITYLYSIFQVAEYELPEKVFQLNIQGIQNFTRLSKAKISNVLNFLHNQEIIYHNDNKSLSSIELLFDAEEIDQLPQKDAYFIELLLRSISGITTHKVMFSEQQVSNKIGISVPLIKERLKELQQKQYLEYVDGALSSIKFLKPRDERTINSAYWKLFEHIQKNKIQKWEEIKFFIENNDYCKMKLILAYFGEKNSKNCGQCSVCEKNKQSIFGKNISQQIINLLAKKPSTIEELSVQLNYHSKNNILENLIYLLDSGKIKMLNFRTYALNHE